A portion of the Corynebacterium ammoniagenes DSM 20306 genome contains these proteins:
- a CDS encoding glycoside hydrolase family 25 protein, protein MRKLRLLTAVTATAAVAGTLLVLPATAIPGLPADLPVEVPGDIAPAPASTVPGLASGVDVSRWQHPDGQAIAWDQVRTDGQSFAVIKASEGASWTNDHLAEDAAQAGANGLQVGTYHYARPGEDPRAQAQHYAAQYNQVGNHTLPPVLDLEVAEGQSPEQLAGWTHEFMNELESLTGRTPMLYTYRYFWIEQMANSTEFANYPLWLAAYQPTAPQPVGGWDKVDMWQRSDSGRVAGIAGNVDLNVFNGDENQLNMFSAGQLEASGGKLEGLTVEEGVDLGADATVVVGAILALAAGLIAAPALVDAAEQANLDGLPAVVTDLIEQNNLPVEQLEEMANGNYTLGDLVMLLDNAEHVAGEAGAADAGVADAGLAEAGAAAAEAAENPEYQQAVGALTETAQ, encoded by the coding sequence ATGCGTAAACTCCGCTTGCTTACTGCCGTGACCGCTACCGCCGCCGTGGCTGGAACCTTGTTGGTTCTTCCTGCCACGGCAATTCCTGGACTACCTGCTGATCTTCCTGTGGAGGTCCCTGGTGACATCGCACCAGCGCCCGCATCAACGGTGCCGGGGCTGGCCTCGGGCGTGGACGTCTCCCGCTGGCAACACCCTGATGGTCAAGCCATTGCCTGGGACCAGGTGCGCACTGACGGCCAGTCTTTCGCCGTCATCAAAGCCTCCGAAGGTGCGTCGTGGACTAACGACCACCTCGCTGAGGATGCAGCGCAGGCAGGCGCCAATGGGCTGCAAGTAGGTACCTACCACTACGCACGCCCAGGGGAAGACCCGCGTGCGCAGGCCCAGCACTATGCCGCACAGTACAACCAGGTGGGCAATCACACCTTGCCGCCGGTACTGGACCTAGAAGTTGCTGAAGGTCAAAGCCCTGAGCAGCTTGCTGGTTGGACTCATGAGTTTATGAATGAGCTGGAATCATTAACCGGGCGTACACCAATGCTGTACACCTACCGCTATTTCTGGATTGAGCAGATGGCCAATTCCACGGAATTTGCGAACTACCCACTGTGGCTTGCCGCTTATCAACCCACGGCACCGCAACCGGTGGGTGGCTGGGACAAGGTCGATATGTGGCAGCGCTCTGACTCCGGTCGTGTCGCTGGTATCGCCGGCAATGTGGACCTCAACGTATTCAATGGTGATGAAAACCAGTTGAATATGTTCTCTGCCGGCCAGTTGGAAGCCTCTGGCGGCAAGCTGGAAGGCTTGACTGTAGAAGAAGGCGTGGATCTCGGCGCCGATGCCACGGTAGTGGTGGGAGCTATCCTAGCGCTGGCAGCCGGGCTGATTGCAGCGCCAGCGCTTGTCGATGCCGCCGAGCAAGCCAACCTCGACGGCCTGCCAGCCGTGGTAACGGACTTGATTGAGCAGAATAACCTGCCGGTCGAACAGCTCGAAGAAATGGCCAATGGCAACTACACCCTAGGTGATTTGGTCATGCTGCTCGATAACGCCGAGCACGTAGCCGGAGAAGCTGGGGCAGCGGATGCCGGTGTAGCGGATGCTGGCTTAGCGGAAGCTGGGGCAGCGGCGGCTGAGGCAGCAGAAAACCCTGAGTACCAACAAGCGGTCGGCGCACTTACTGAGACGGCGCAGTAG
- a CDS encoding cysteine desulfurase family protein, protein MSYFDYAATQPMRQSAIDAWVAASGQLNAGAQYASGRKARSVLDDARETVAELLGCEPIEVVFTASGTEADNIAVQGLFHASAEQPGAGRIISTPIEHSAVRDTVARLEADHGATVDLLPVGRDGHIEDLTALDTPAAVATSMWANNETGAIQPVEDIVKRAAAVGTPVHVDAVQVVGKLPINFHELGAATLAASAHKFGGPRGIGLLLAKRTPAPRPLMFGGGQERGIRPGTNDVAGASGLAAALQESLAQLEQESAQILHLRNTLREGIVASIDDVIVNTVEPSLDTHLHVSFPGTDGDSLIMLLDQRGIEAATGSACHAGVNRMSHVLEAMGVADEQGRGSLRFTLGRLTTEDDVKQLLAVLPEVVSLARSV, encoded by the coding sequence ATGTCGTATTTCGATTACGCAGCAACCCAACCCATGCGCCAATCCGCGATTGACGCATGGGTAGCAGCGTCCGGCCAGCTCAACGCCGGTGCCCAATATGCCTCCGGGCGCAAGGCACGGTCGGTATTAGATGATGCGCGCGAGACCGTCGCGGAGCTATTAGGCTGCGAACCCATCGAAGTTGTCTTTACTGCCTCCGGCACCGAAGCTGACAATATTGCTGTCCAGGGATTATTTCATGCCTCCGCCGAACAACCGGGCGCGGGCAGAATCATCTCGACTCCCATCGAGCACTCCGCCGTGCGCGATACCGTGGCGCGATTAGAAGCAGACCACGGCGCCACCGTGGACCTATTACCCGTCGGCCGCGACGGCCACATTGAAGATCTCACTGCGTTAGATACCCCAGCAGCCGTGGCAACCTCGATGTGGGCCAATAATGAAACAGGGGCTATTCAGCCGGTAGAAGACATCGTCAAGCGTGCGGCCGCAGTTGGCACGCCCGTGCACGTGGATGCCGTGCAGGTCGTAGGCAAATTGCCGATTAATTTCCATGAACTAGGCGCTGCGACCTTGGCGGCAAGTGCCCATAAATTCGGTGGTCCGCGCGGTATTGGTTTGCTTTTAGCCAAGCGCACTCCGGCGCCGCGGCCATTAATGTTTGGCGGCGGGCAAGAACGCGGCATTCGCCCGGGCACCAATGACGTGGCCGGCGCATCCGGGCTTGCTGCCGCATTGCAGGAATCCCTTGCGCAGCTTGAGCAAGAATCCGCGCAGATTCTGCACCTGCGCAACACGCTGCGCGAAGGCATCGTAGCCTCCATCGACGATGTCATCGTCAACACCGTCGAGCCATCCTTAGATACCCACCTGCACGTATCTTTCCCCGGCACCGATGGCGATAGCCTCATCATGTTATTGGACCAGCGTGGCATCGAAGCTGCGACTGGTTCGGCGTGCCACGCTGGTGTGAACCGCATGTCGCATGTCTTAGAAGCCATGGGGGTCGCCGACGAGCAAGGCCGCGGCTCCTTGCGGTTTACCCTAGGCCGGCTGACTACGGAAGACGATGTGAAGCAGCTGCTTGCTGTACTTCCCGAAGTCGTTAGTTTGGCCCGCTCGGTTTAA
- a CDS encoding electron transfer flavoprotein subunit alpha/FixB family protein, with protein sequence MSHVYVLVEHDAGQLNPVTAELITAARPLGAVSAVVVGGHAEELAPQLAQYGAVQVVNATAADYDARLITPEVDALHALGQANPAPIIIAADRTGNEIAGRLGARLASGVLANVSAIAADRSATLSIFGGSTEVTAQAHGNCPIYTVQPGAIEPSEAPAQAQIAPMPLPAATERDVQVVGFTAAEKSARPELGTAKTVVAGGRGVGDDFAGVVEPLADALSAAVGATRDVVDEGWYDPALQIGQTGVTVSPDLYIGLGISGAIQHTSGMQTSGTIVVVNQDQDEPFFQIADLGVVTDLHEFVPALIEELKKRA encoded by the coding sequence GTGTCTCACGTCTATGTTTTGGTCGAGCACGATGCCGGCCAACTCAACCCTGTTACCGCAGAACTTATTACCGCAGCACGCCCGCTCGGCGCGGTCTCCGCAGTGGTCGTCGGTGGCCACGCCGAAGAGCTTGCACCGCAGCTGGCGCAATATGGCGCTGTTCAAGTAGTCAATGCCACCGCCGCTGATTATGATGCGCGCTTGATTACCCCCGAGGTCGATGCGCTGCACGCACTGGGGCAGGCTAACCCGGCGCCGATTATCATTGCTGCAGACCGTACCGGCAATGAAATCGCTGGCCGCCTGGGCGCGCGCTTAGCCTCCGGCGTGCTCGCGAATGTCTCCGCGATTGCCGCGGATCGCTCCGCGACCTTGTCCATTTTCGGCGGCTCCACCGAGGTCACCGCTCAGGCACATGGCAATTGCCCGATCTACACCGTGCAGCCTGGTGCTATTGAGCCTTCGGAAGCGCCAGCACAAGCACAGATCGCGCCCATGCCGCTGCCCGCTGCTACTGAGCGCGACGTGCAGGTCGTGGGCTTTACCGCCGCAGAAAAGTCCGCCCGTCCGGAACTCGGCACCGCCAAGACGGTCGTGGCCGGTGGCCGCGGCGTCGGCGATGACTTTGCTGGGGTAGTAGAACCACTAGCCGATGCCTTGTCAGCCGCCGTTGGTGCCACCCGTGACGTAGTGGATGAAGGCTGGTACGATCCTGCCTTGCAGATTGGTCAAACCGGCGTGACCGTCTCTCCGGATCTCTACATTGGTTTGGGCATCTCCGGTGCTATCCAGCACACCTCGGGCATGCAGACCTCCGGTACCATCGTGGTGGTCAACCAGGATCAAGATGAACCTTTCTTCCAGATTGCTGATCTGGGAGTGGTCACTGACCTGCACGAATTTGTGCCAGCACTGATTGAGGAATTGAAGAAGCGCGCCTAA
- a CDS encoding electron transfer flavoprotein subunit beta/FixA family protein — protein sequence MPTIVALVKHVPDTWSTKSLDSDHTLNREAVDNMLDEINEYSVEQALRMKDANPGFQVVALTVGPAGADEALRKALAMGADDAVHVQDDALAGSDALATTWVIHNALNAIAAKHGSVDLVVLGNTSTDGETSLLAGMLAEYRQAPALTNVFAATLAGDKVTGTREDAAGHWELSAALPAIVSITDKADQPRFPNFKSLMAAKKHDVTVWSIADIGVEPGNVGLAASTTAVTASAEKPARTAGAVIDSGSPEEMAAQVADFLASKNLI from the coding sequence ATGCCCACCATCGTGGCACTGGTCAAGCACGTTCCAGATACGTGGTCGACCAAGTCCTTAGACTCCGACCACACGTTAAACCGCGAAGCGGTTGACAATATGTTGGATGAGATCAACGAATACTCAGTTGAGCAAGCCCTGCGCATGAAAGACGCCAACCCTGGTTTCCAGGTGGTGGCACTCACCGTTGGGCCAGCAGGTGCTGATGAGGCGTTGCGGAAGGCTTTGGCCATGGGCGCGGATGATGCAGTGCACGTTCAAGATGATGCCCTGGCAGGTTCTGATGCACTGGCAACCACCTGGGTGATCCATAACGCGCTGAACGCAATTGCTGCGAAGCACGGCAGCGTGGACCTGGTGGTCTTGGGCAATACCTCTACCGATGGTGAAACCAGCCTTCTTGCGGGCATGCTGGCGGAATATCGCCAGGCACCGGCGTTGACCAATGTCTTTGCTGCCACCTTGGCCGGTGACAAGGTCACCGGTACTCGTGAGGACGCCGCGGGGCACTGGGAGCTGTCCGCCGCACTGCCGGCGATTGTGTCGATCACCGATAAGGCCGACCAGCCGCGCTTTCCAAACTTCAAGAGCCTGATGGCTGCGAAAAAGCATGACGTCACCGTCTGGTCGATTGCTGATATCGGAGTCGAGCCCGGCAACGTTGGCCTTGCGGCATCGACGACTGCGGTGACGGCGTCTGCGGAAAAGCCCGCGCGTACCGCAGGTGCGGTTATTGATTCCGGCAGCCCAGAAGAAATGGCAGCGCAGGTCGCTGACTTCCTGGCATCGAAGAACTTAATTTAG
- a CDS encoding THUMP-like domain-containing protein — protein MAFSIEEVHFLAANQEAIAHSTDELELSKKSTVADMSVLHKEFGEYARAVAELVTARRAGLRTHKFPRAEYSEHNPSASWLVDTDSIQQATPDPVARFRAAELARLGISSVHDVTCSVGFEGAALTGAGINYVGSDIDRIRLSMARHNVTAGHFFQADALSETTTAQVILADPARRAGGRRISSPQDLLPPLPDLVDTHREKALMIKCAPGLDFSEWDGGVTVTSLDGGVKEACLYSPQLATARRAVLLASTSESAADVIEEYAGDRADLPQAGEIGEFIIDPDGAVVRAGLVKDYAAREGLWQLDDRIAYLTGPQIPAGRSGFRFIEEVPIKKLKSALSALDCGRVEILVRGVDIDPDLLRKKLKLRGSAEFAVIITRIGTRGVALICHARQWA, from the coding sequence ATGGCGTTCTCGATAGAAGAAGTACACTTTCTGGCCGCAAACCAGGAAGCTATTGCGCATAGCACCGATGAGCTAGAGCTGAGCAAAAAATCCACCGTGGCGGATATGTCCGTGTTGCACAAAGAATTCGGTGAGTATGCACGTGCGGTCGCAGAGCTTGTCACCGCGCGGCGAGCAGGGTTAAGGACGCATAAATTCCCACGCGCGGAGTACAGCGAGCACAATCCGAGCGCTTCCTGGTTGGTGGATACCGATTCCATCCAACAAGCCACCCCAGACCCAGTCGCACGCTTTCGCGCGGCAGAACTGGCACGCCTGGGCATTTCCTCGGTGCATGATGTGACGTGTTCGGTCGGGTTTGAAGGCGCAGCATTAACGGGCGCAGGCATTAACTATGTGGGAAGCGATATCGATCGCATTCGCTTGTCGATGGCCCGCCACAACGTTACTGCCGGCCACTTCTTTCAAGCCGATGCGCTGTCGGAGACGACTACCGCGCAGGTGATCCTCGCGGACCCGGCGCGCCGGGCTGGGGGACGGCGCATTAGCTCCCCGCAGGACTTGCTGCCACCTTTGCCGGACCTAGTGGATACACACCGCGAGAAGGCGCTGATGATCAAATGCGCACCGGGTTTGGATTTCTCCGAGTGGGATGGGGGAGTAACGGTTACGTCCTTAGACGGCGGGGTGAAAGAAGCGTGTTTATATAGCCCGCAGTTGGCAACGGCCCGAAGGGCGGTGCTTTTGGCATCGACAAGCGAAAGCGCTGCTGACGTGATTGAAGAATACGCCGGCGACCGAGCAGACCTTCCCCAAGCCGGCGAGATCGGCGAATTTATCATTGACCCCGATGGCGCTGTGGTGCGCGCCGGGTTGGTCAAAGACTATGCCGCACGCGAAGGCTTGTGGCAGCTTGATGATCGCATCGCGTATCTGACCGGACCGCAGATTCCCGCGGGGCGCTCGGGGTTTCGATTCATCGAAGAAGTGCCGATCAAGAAATTAAAATCCGCGTTAAGTGCGCTTGATTGTGGCCGCGTGGAAATTTTAGTCCGCGGGGTCGACATAGACCCGGACCTGCTGCGGAAGAAGCTAAAATTGCGCGGCAGTGCAGAATTTGCGGTGATTATTACCCGCATTGGCACCCGCGGGGTGGCGTTAATTTGTCACGCGCGGCAGTGGGCTTAG
- a CDS encoding NUDIX hydrolase, producing the protein MGDTEKNLSRAQDFDPAQIDAIDHADTTGFNGGRMAATVLLIRDGKNGLEVWVQERVSTMVNYPGHVVFPGGGVDSRDFPPRSWDSGEFWAGRSVVSMARRMGVTKYKAHALVFAAARELFEEAGTLLVVDDNGPVKDASPFHEQRALLETHEVSFTDFLAENSMKVNSDLLIPWARWVGSSGAKNWFDTFFFVALLPQGQQPDGETGEADDANWFPPSLLLEGWKVGLVRLVIPTWAQLQRLAQYDSVAEVIDAASLSDTRPVIGDPKDDPRYHDFFTTTPIDRISWRSR; encoded by the coding sequence ATGGGTGATACAGAGAAGAATCTGAGTAGAGCTCAAGATTTTGACCCAGCTCAGATTGACGCGATTGATCACGCCGATACCACAGGTTTTAACGGCGGCAGGATGGCAGCGACCGTCCTGCTCATTCGCGACGGCAAAAACGGGCTCGAAGTCTGGGTCCAAGAACGCGTATCCACCATGGTCAACTACCCCGGCCACGTGGTCTTTCCCGGCGGCGGGGTCGATAGCCGTGATTTCCCACCGCGCTCGTGGGACTCCGGTGAATTCTGGGCAGGGCGCTCAGTCGTGTCCATGGCCCGGCGCATGGGCGTGACCAAATACAAAGCGCACGCCTTGGTCTTTGCCGCCGCGCGCGAGCTTTTTGAAGAAGCGGGAACGCTTTTGGTCGTCGATGACAACGGCCCCGTCAAAGACGCCTCACCCTTTCACGAACAACGTGCACTTTTAGAAACCCACGAGGTATCATTCACCGACTTTTTGGCCGAAAATTCCATGAAGGTCAACTCAGACTTGCTCATCCCGTGGGCGCGCTGGGTTGGCTCATCGGGCGCGAAAAACTGGTTCGATACCTTCTTCTTTGTTGCGTTATTGCCCCAAGGCCAGCAGCCCGACGGGGAGACCGGGGAAGCTGATGATGCCAATTGGTTTCCGCCGAGCTTATTGCTCGAAGGGTGGAAAGTTGGCCTGGTGCGTTTGGTCATTCCCACCTGGGCGCAGCTGCAGCGTTTGGCACAGTATGACTCCGTGGCTGAGGTCATCGACGCCGCGTCGTTGTCCGATACCCGCCCGGTCATTGGAGACCCCAAAGACGACCCGCGCTACCATGACTTTTTTACCACCACTCCCATTGATCGGATCTCATGGCGTTCTCGATAG
- a CDS encoding ABC transporter ATP-binding protein, whose product MPNSSAHTPVTSLSEEIETHDDLLIDFRGVELRRGGNTLVGPVDWQVELDERWVVIGPNGAGKTSLVRMAAAEEFPSRGTAFLMGERIGKTDMRDLRAAIGMSSAAVQHRIPDNEVVEDLVISAGYAVLGRWREQYDSMDFARVEEILDQVGAHHLAKRTWGTLSEGERKRVILARSLMSDPELLILDEPTAGMDLGGREDLVGYLGDLALDPDAPAIVMITHHVEEIPYGFTHAMILDEGNIVAKGLINSVMTSDNLSKAFHQPIQVDRIGDRYFARRNRSARTSHRK is encoded by the coding sequence ATGCCTAACTCCTCAGCCCATACTCCCGTGACGTCCTTATCGGAAGAGATCGAAACCCACGATGACTTGCTCATCGATTTCCGCGGTGTAGAACTTCGCCGTGGCGGCAATACGCTTGTCGGTCCGGTGGACTGGCAAGTGGAATTAGATGAGCGGTGGGTAGTTATCGGCCCCAATGGCGCCGGCAAGACCTCTTTGGTTCGCATGGCAGCCGCGGAGGAATTCCCCTCGCGCGGTACGGCCTTTTTGATGGGGGAGCGCATTGGTAAAACCGATATGCGCGACTTGCGCGCGGCCATTGGTATGTCCTCGGCGGCGGTGCAGCACCGGATTCCAGACAATGAGGTCGTGGAAGACTTAGTCATCTCCGCCGGCTATGCCGTCTTAGGGCGTTGGCGCGAGCAGTACGATTCCATGGACTTTGCACGCGTCGAGGAAATCCTAGACCAGGTCGGTGCCCACCACTTGGCCAAGCGCACGTGGGGCACGTTATCCGAAGGTGAGCGCAAGCGCGTTATCTTGGCGCGATCATTGATGTCGGACCCAGAGCTATTGATTTTGGATGAGCCCACCGCGGGCATGGACTTAGGCGGGCGCGAAGACTTAGTCGGTTACTTAGGTGATCTGGCACTGGATCCGGATGCACCGGCAATCGTGATGATTACCCACCACGTGGAAGAGATTCCTTATGGCTTTACTCACGCGATGATCTTGGATGAAGGCAATATCGTGGCCAAGGGGTTGATCAACTCCGTGATGACATCGGACAATCTCTCCAAGGCCTTCCACCAGCCCATTCAAGTTGACCGCATTGGGGATCGCTATTTCGCGCGCCGAAACCGTTCCGCGCGCACCAGCCACCGCAAGTAG
- a CDS encoding maltotransferase domain-containing protein, with amino-acid sequence MTQRLGIDDVRPRIDNGNLPVKAVVGEVIPVTALVWREGHEAIAATLNVWSDRSPETIATSTMTVDRFIQDRVHGIFTPGTEGTWYYRVDAWSDPIATWRDAVEKKMAAGQDAAELANDLAHGSNLYARAGLSLAGASSRTLLKAGVNLDDHTKDLEQRVELALSAQVQEILAHHPFRELVTQGPTQEVLVERPQALFNSWYELFPRSTGGRDEDGNPIHGTFHTTAQALERVAAMGFDTVYFPPIHPIGEIHRKGKNNTLSPEPGDVGSPWAIQDHMKTHPELGTLEDFEKLVVRAHELGLEVALDLALQASPDHPWATTHPEFFTVLADGTIAYAENPPKKYQDIYPLNFDNAPDLVYEEIYRVVMHWVEAGVSTFRVDNPHTKPTNFWSWLITKVHASHPGVIFLAEAFTRQARLYGLAKHGFSQSYTYFTWKTTKEELTEFATEHALQADFCRPNLFVNTPDILHEALQTGGRAMFAIRAVLASTLSPLWGVYSGYELYEHVPVKPGSEEYMDSEKYELRPRDFQAAVNSGDSLESFIRLLNMIRRDNPALQQLRNLHFHEADNAQVMAYSKVDTTTGNVVIVVINLDPRNAQEATVTIDYDAVGLAPGQTYLVQDQVSGNSYEWSERNYVRLEPLRDVAHIFVLPTVPTEHREALAYRHVSDYRP; translated from the coding sequence ATGACTCAGCGCCTTGGGATAGATGATGTTCGGCCACGCATTGATAATGGAAATTTGCCGGTCAAAGCAGTTGTCGGTGAAGTAATACCAGTGACCGCCCTAGTGTGGCGCGAAGGCCACGAGGCCATCGCCGCGACTTTAAATGTGTGGTCGGATCGCAGCCCGGAGACCATTGCCACCTCCACGATGACGGTGGATCGCTTCATCCAGGATCGGGTGCACGGCATTTTCACCCCTGGGACCGAAGGCACTTGGTACTACCGCGTTGATGCCTGGTCAGATCCCATTGCCACCTGGCGTGATGCCGTCGAAAAGAAAATGGCTGCTGGCCAAGACGCCGCCGAATTAGCCAATGACCTAGCCCATGGCTCCAATCTTTATGCCCGCGCCGGGCTTAGCCTCGCAGGTGCTTCCAGCCGCACACTGCTAAAAGCTGGCGTCAACCTTGATGACCACACCAAGGACCTTGAACAACGCGTGGAACTGGCTTTATCTGCACAGGTTCAGGAGATTCTTGCCCATCATCCTTTTCGCGAGCTGGTCACGCAAGGTCCTACCCAGGAGGTCTTAGTAGAGCGTCCGCAGGCGTTGTTTAACTCCTGGTATGAACTTTTCCCGCGTTCCACCGGTGGCCGCGATGAAGACGGCAATCCAATCCATGGCACCTTTCACACCACCGCTCAAGCACTGGAGCGCGTGGCGGCAATGGGTTTTGACACCGTGTACTTTCCGCCAATCCATCCCATTGGTGAAATCCACCGCAAGGGCAAAAACAATACGTTAAGCCCTGAGCCGGGTGATGTGGGCTCCCCGTGGGCAATTCAAGACCACATGAAAACCCACCCGGAGCTGGGCACCCTGGAAGACTTCGAAAAGCTAGTGGTTCGCGCGCACGAGTTGGGCTTGGAAGTAGCCCTAGATCTTGCCTTGCAGGCCTCCCCCGATCACCCGTGGGCAACAACGCATCCGGAATTTTTCACAGTCCTTGCCGATGGCACTATCGCCTATGCTGAAAACCCTCCCAAGAAGTATCAGGATATCTACCCGCTGAACTTCGATAATGCGCCGGATTTGGTCTATGAAGAAATCTACCGAGTAGTTATGCACTGGGTTGAAGCTGGTGTTTCCACCTTCCGCGTGGATAATCCACACACCAAGCCCACGAATTTCTGGTCCTGGTTGATTACCAAGGTGCACGCCAGCCACCCGGGCGTGATTTTCTTAGCAGAAGCGTTTACCCGCCAGGCGCGGCTCTATGGTTTGGCCAAGCACGGTTTCTCCCAGTCGTATACGTATTTCACGTGGAAGACCACCAAGGAAGAATTGACCGAATTTGCCACCGAGCACGCGTTGCAGGCCGATTTTTGCCGTCCGAACCTCTTCGTCAATACCCCCGATATTTTGCACGAAGCCCTGCAAACCGGCGGGCGCGCGATGTTTGCTATTCGCGCGGTGCTGGCCTCGACCTTATCGCCGCTGTGGGGTGTGTATTCGGGCTATGAGCTTTATGAACACGTGCCCGTGAAACCCGGCAGCGAAGAGTACATGGATTCGGAAAAATACGAGCTGCGGCCACGTGATTTCCAGGCGGCCGTAAATTCGGGAGACTCTTTAGAAAGTTTCATTCGCCTGCTCAATATGATTCGCCGCGATAACCCCGCTTTGCAGCAGCTGCGCAATCTTCACTTCCATGAGGCAGATAATGCCCAGGTGATGGCGTATTCCAAAGTCGATACCACCACGGGCAACGTCGTAATTGTAGTCATCAACCTGGATCCACGCAATGCCCAAGAAGCAACCGTGACCATTGACTATGACGCGGTGGGGCTCGCCCCGGGGCAAACTTATCTCGTCCAGGACCAAGTCTCCGGTAATTCCTATGAATGGTCAGAGCGCAACTATGTACGCCTAGAACCTCTGCGCGATGTCGCACATATCTTTGTCTTGCCGACTGTGCCGACGGAGCATCGAGAAGCACTCGCGTATCGCCACGTGAGTGATTACCGCCCTTAA